Below is a window of Camelina sativa cultivar DH55 chromosome 11, Cs, whole genome shotgun sequence DNA.
ACCTGTTGATGATATTGGGCTTACACCACATGCCCACAACATAATTCAGGTCCATCTACCTCTTCTTCATCGGTTATGTCTTCTCCGCCACTTAACGACTCACCTTTGACCTCTGTTGCTCCCTCTGACATCGAGGATTCATCTCCGACCTCCCCCAACCTCGGGGACTCATCTCCGGCGAGTTCCGATACAGATTCACCCTCTCCGGAACCGGCCGCAATCAATGAACCCACATCTCCGGCCCCCATACCTCTTCGTCGCAGTGAACAAACTCGCTCTCAGCTTGTGGCTTTGAATGATTACGTCACCAATTATGCTCAAACACATTTTTTACAACCGACGAAAGGTACATGTCTATACCCCATTCATCATTATGTTGGCGACACTCGATTTTCGGAAACACATTGGGCGTATTTGGTTGCTGTTACAGCGGCTGTTGAACCTCACAGTTTTAAGCAAGCTGTTCAGAAACAAGTCTGGAGGAAAGCAATGGGTACAGAGGTCCAAGCTTTGGAGGAGAACAAGACTTGTACCATTGTTGACTTTCCTCCAGGAAAACGAGCAATTTGTTCGAAGTGGGTATATAAAATCAAGCATCACACCGATGGCACCATCGAGCGGTATAAGGCTAGGTATTGATTATGGAGATACGTTTGCCCCCCGTTGCAAAAATGGAGACAGTTCGTTTATTTCTCGAGGTTGCTGCTGGTCGAAACTGGATTGTTCACCAAATGGATGTGCACAATGCCTTCCTCCATGGTGATCTTGAAGAAGAGGTATATATGAAACCTCTACCCGGTTTTCATGTTGCTGATGAAAAGAAGGTTTGTAGATTGCGGAAATCCTTGTACGGTCTCAAACAAGCCCCTAGGTGTTGgtttgcaaaactaaccacttCTCTTCGTGAATATGGTTTCGTTCAATCCTTATCTGACTATTCTTTGTTTACATTCGACAAAGGCGGCATCCAGATCAATATTCTCATATATGTCGATGACATGATTGTGGCAAGTAATTCATCCGGAGCGCTGCAACTTTTCAAAGATTATTTGGCAACCTTTTTTAAGATGAAAGATTTGGGACCCCTTAAATATTTCTTGGGCATTGAAGTATCTAGGGGAAGCACAGGTTTTTATCTAAGTCAGAGGAAGTATGCTCTTGAAATTGTTGTCGAAGCTGGTTTACTTGGGTCCAAACCCGCTGATTTCCCGCTTGAACAGAATCATA
It encodes the following:
- the LOC109127273 gene encoding uncharacterized protein LOC109127273 — encoded protein: METVRLFLEVAAGRNWIVHQMDVHNAFLHGDLEEEVYMKPLPGFHVADEKKVCRLRKSLYGLKQAPRCWFAKLTTSLREYGFVQSLSDYSLFTFDKGGIQINILIYVDDMIVASNSSGALQLFKDYLATFFKMKDLGPLKYFLGIEVSRGSTGFYLSQRKYALEIVVEAGLLGSKPADFPLEQNHKLALSKSPLLSQPAQYQRLIGRLIYLAATRPDLVFSVHILSQFMQNPREDHWQAALRVVKYLKGTVGRGILLKARTNFQVTGWCDSDYSSCPLTRRSVTGYIVQLGASPVSWKTKKQDTVSLSSAEAEYRAMVHLTKELLWVKRVLTDLGIVHPQPMHVLCDS